In Microbacterium binotii, one DNA window encodes the following:
- the adhE gene encoding bifunctional acetaldehyde-CoA/alcohol dehydrogenase — protein MSVVIDALVDRAQEALAAYASFTQEQIDQIVRKASVAALSHHADLAVLAVEETRRGTFEDKAVKNMFACEHVTNSIINQRTVGVISTDELTGITEIADPVGVVCALTPVTNPTSTTIFKSLIALKTRNPIVFGFHPSAQRSSVAAATVVRDAAVAAGAPADCIQWIEEPSMEASGELMNHPGVALILATGGNAMVRAAYSCGKPALGVGAGNVPAFIERTAKVGRAVNDIVISKSFDNGMVCASEQAVILDAPIAKEALAEFARLHAYMATPAEKRLLEEFIFGVAADSANCADAKLNASVVGQSPVWIAQQAGFEVPADTSIILAEVSGVGPHEPLTREKLAPVLAVLHARNPQEGIDLAEQMVAFDGLGHSGAIHSNDAAVIADFADRVKAVRIIENAPSALGGIGDIYNAFMPSLTLGCGSYGHNSVSNNVSAVNLLNIKRVGRRNNNLQWFKIPAKTYFEPNALRYLIDMKHIDRVTIVTDATMTKMGFVDRVVDILHRRATPVHLQIIDRVLPEPTVASVQAGAAQMREFQPDTIIALGGGSPMDAAKVMWLLYENPDVQFSDMREKFFDVRKRAFKFPELGAKAKLVCVPTTSGTGSEMTPFAVITDETTGMKYPLADYALTPSVAIIDPTLTAALPAFLVADAGFDALTHATEAYVSVYANDYTDGLALHAIKLIFENIVRSTQAPAGSKDAADLQAREKMHNAASIAGMAFGNAFLGIVHAMAHVTGSKFHLVHGRTNAIYLPHAIRYNGRVPSKVTSWPKYERYIAPERYQEIAKHLGLKADTPEQGVESYARAVEKLRDAVGIERSFQAQGVAEGDFIGRLDELAMAAYGDQCAPANPRLPLLADMRTLMEAAYYGTSFDEVRAARAHAEAAADAATEPARPTQDA, from the coding sequence ATGTCTGTCGTCATCGATGCCCTCGTCGACCGGGCCCAAGAAGCTCTGGCCGCGTACGCATCCTTCACCCAGGAGCAGATCGACCAGATCGTCCGCAAGGCGTCGGTCGCTGCCCTCAGCCACCACGCCGACCTCGCCGTGCTCGCCGTCGAAGAGACGCGCCGAGGCACCTTCGAGGACAAAGCCGTGAAGAACATGTTCGCGTGCGAACACGTCACGAACTCGATCATCAATCAGCGCACCGTCGGCGTGATCTCGACCGACGAACTCACGGGCATCACCGAGATCGCCGACCCGGTCGGCGTCGTGTGCGCCCTCACACCGGTGACGAACCCGACGTCCACGACGATCTTCAAGTCGCTCATCGCGCTGAAGACCCGCAACCCCATCGTGTTCGGCTTCCACCCGTCCGCTCAGCGTTCGTCCGTGGCCGCTGCGACGGTCGTGCGCGACGCGGCCGTCGCCGCAGGCGCTCCCGCCGACTGCATCCAGTGGATCGAGGAGCCGTCGATGGAGGCGTCGGGCGAGCTCATGAACCACCCCGGCGTCGCGCTCATCCTCGCCACCGGCGGCAACGCCATGGTGCGTGCGGCGTACTCCTGCGGCAAGCCCGCCCTCGGCGTCGGCGCCGGCAACGTGCCCGCCTTCATCGAGCGCACCGCGAAGGTCGGTCGCGCCGTCAACGACATCGTGATCTCGAAGTCGTTCGACAACGGCATGGTCTGCGCGTCCGAGCAGGCCGTCATCCTCGACGCTCCGATCGCGAAGGAGGCCCTCGCGGAGTTCGCTCGCCTGCACGCCTACATGGCGACGCCGGCCGAGAAGCGACTGCTGGAAGAGTTCATCTTCGGCGTGGCCGCCGACAGCGCCAACTGCGCCGACGCGAAGCTCAACGCATCCGTCGTCGGACAGTCGCCTGTGTGGATCGCTCAGCAGGCCGGCTTCGAGGTCCCCGCGGACACGTCGATCATCCTCGCCGAGGTCTCCGGCGTCGGGCCGCACGAGCCTCTGACGCGCGAGAAGCTCGCGCCCGTGCTGGCCGTGCTCCACGCCCGCAACCCGCAGGAGGGCATCGACCTCGCAGAGCAGATGGTCGCCTTCGACGGCCTCGGCCACTCCGGCGCGATCCACAGCAACGACGCCGCGGTGATCGCCGACTTCGCCGACCGCGTGAAGGCCGTGCGCATCATCGAGAACGCCCCGTCGGCCCTCGGCGGCATCGGCGACATCTACAACGCGTTCATGCCGTCGCTGACCCTCGGCTGCGGCTCCTACGGTCACAACTCGGTCTCGAACAACGTCTCGGCGGTGAATCTGTTGAACATCAAGCGCGTCGGTCGGCGCAACAACAATCTGCAGTGGTTCAAGATCCCGGCGAAGACCTACTTCGAGCCGAACGCGCTGCGCTACCTGATCGACATGAAGCACATCGACCGGGTCACGATCGTCACCGACGCCACGATGACGAAGATGGGCTTCGTCGACCGGGTCGTCGACATCCTGCACCGTCGGGCGACGCCCGTGCACCTGCAGATCATCGACCGCGTGCTGCCCGAGCCCACCGTGGCGAGCGTCCAGGCCGGAGCCGCGCAGATGCGCGAGTTCCAGCCCGACACGATCATCGCGCTCGGCGGCGGTTCGCCCATGGACGCGGCCAAGGTCATGTGGCTGCTGTACGAGAACCCCGACGTGCAGTTCTCGGACATGCGGGAGAAGTTCTTCGATGTGCGCAAGCGCGCCTTCAAGTTCCCCGAGCTCGGTGCCAAGGCGAAGCTCGTCTGCGTGCCGACCACCTCGGGAACCGGAAGCGAGATGACGCCGTTCGCGGTGATCACCGATGAGACGACGGGCATGAAGTACCCGCTCGCGGACTACGCGCTCACCCCGTCGGTCGCCATCATCGACCCGACGCTGACCGCGGCGCTGCCGGCCTTCCTCGTGGCGGATGCGGGCTTCGACGCCCTCACCCACGCGACCGAGGCGTACGTGTCCGTCTACGCGAACGACTACACCGACGGTCTCGCGCTGCACGCGATCAAGCTGATCTTCGAGAACATCGTGCGCTCCACGCAGGCGCCCGCGGGGTCGAAGGACGCCGCAGACCTGCAAGCCCGCGAGAAGATGCACAACGCCGCATCCATCGCCGGCATGGCGTTCGGCAACGCGTTCCTCGGGATCGTGCACGCCATGGCCCACGTCACCGGTTCGAAGTTCCACCTCGTGCACGGCCGCACCAACGCGATCTACCTGCCGCACGCGATCCGCTACAACGGCCGCGTTCCCAGCAAGGTCACGAGCTGGCCGAAGTACGAGCGCTACATCGCACCGGAGCGCTACCAGGAGATCGCCAAGCACCTGGGCCTGAAGGCGGACACCCCGGAGCAGGGCGTCGAGAGCTACGCCCGCGCCGTCGAGAAGCTGCGCGACGCCGTCGGCATCGAGCGCTCGTTCCAGGCGCAGGGTGTTGCGGAGGGCGACTTCATCGGCCGCCTCGACGAGCTGGCCATGGCCGCCTACGGCGACCAGTGCGCTCCGGCCAACCCGCGTCTGCCGCTGCTCGCGGACATGCGCACCCTCATGGAGGCGGCCTACTACGGCACCTCGTTCGACGAAGTGCGCGCTGCCCGTGCGCACGCCGAAGCTGCGGCGGATGCGGCGACTGAGCCCGCCCGTCCGACGCAGGACGCCTGA
- the serA gene encoding phosphoglycerate dehydrogenase: protein MTKPVVLIAEELSPATIDALGPDFDVRHVDGADRAALLPALADAHAVLVRSATRMDAEAIAAAPVLKVIARAGVGLDNVDIKAATTAGVMVVNAPTSNIISAAELTVGHILSLARRIPAAHASLSAGAWKRSSFTGTELFEKTVGIIGLGRIGALIAARLQAFDMRVVAYDPYVTSARAQQLGVELLTLDDLLEQSDFITIHMPKTPETTGMISTEQLRRMKPTAFVVNVARGGLIDEAALADALISGEIAGAGLDVFSSEPPAADSDAARLLSLPNVVVTPHLGASTDEAQEKAGVSVAKSVRLALSGELVPDAVNVAGGVIDPYVRPGIALVEKLGQIFSALAVSPVTSIDVEVHGELKDYDVSVLKLAALKGVFTNIVSESVSYVNAPLLADQRGIEVRLIVDGVSEEYRNVITVAGALSDGSQLSVSGTLTGTKQIEKLVAINGHALELPIEKHHIVMQYTDRPGIVAVYGQRFGESGINIAGMQIARRAAGGQALSVLTVDSPVAEELLAEVGSAIQADLFRQIEITES, encoded by the coding sequence GTGACCAAGCCCGTCGTCCTCATCGCTGAAGAGCTCTCTCCCGCCACGATCGATGCCCTCGGGCCCGATTTCGACGTGCGCCACGTCGACGGAGCAGACCGCGCCGCGCTGCTGCCCGCCCTCGCGGACGCGCACGCGGTGCTCGTGCGCTCGGCGACGCGGATGGATGCGGAGGCCATCGCCGCCGCACCGGTGCTGAAGGTCATCGCCCGCGCCGGCGTCGGACTCGACAACGTCGACATCAAGGCCGCGACGACCGCCGGCGTCATGGTCGTCAACGCGCCGACCTCGAACATCATCTCCGCAGCGGAGCTCACCGTCGGACACATCCTGAGCCTGGCGCGACGCATCCCCGCCGCGCACGCGTCCCTCTCGGCCGGCGCATGGAAGCGCAGCTCGTTCACCGGCACCGAGCTCTTCGAGAAGACGGTGGGCATCATCGGCCTCGGCCGCATCGGCGCGCTCATCGCCGCCCGCCTGCAGGCGTTCGACATGCGTGTCGTCGCCTACGACCCGTACGTCACGAGCGCCCGCGCCCAGCAGCTGGGCGTCGAGCTCCTCACGCTCGACGACCTGCTCGAGCAGAGCGACTTCATCACCATCCACATGCCCAAGACGCCCGAGACCACGGGCATGATCAGCACCGAGCAGCTGCGCCGCATGAAGCCGACCGCGTTCGTGGTGAACGTCGCCCGCGGCGGACTGATCGACGAGGCAGCTCTCGCCGACGCCCTGATCTCGGGCGAGATCGCCGGTGCGGGGCTCGACGTGTTCTCGAGTGAGCCGCCCGCCGCCGACAGCGACGCCGCCCGCCTGCTGTCGCTGCCGAACGTGGTCGTCACCCCCCACCTCGGCGCATCGACCGACGAGGCGCAGGAGAAGGCCGGCGTCTCGGTCGCCAAGTCCGTGCGCCTGGCGCTGTCGGGCGAGCTCGTCCCGGATGCGGTCAACGTCGCCGGTGGCGTCATCGACCCCTACGTCCGCCCCGGCATCGCGCTCGTCGAGAAGCTCGGCCAGATCTTCTCCGCCCTCGCTGTCTCGCCCGTCACGAGCATCGACGTCGAGGTGCACGGCGAACTCAAGGACTATGACGTCAGCGTGCTGAAGCTCGCAGCCCTCAAGGGCGTCTTCACGAACATCGTCAGCGAATCGGTGTCGTACGTGAACGCGCCGCTGCTGGCCGACCAGCGCGGCATCGAGGTGCGCCTGATCGTCGACGGTGTGAGCGAGGAGTATCGCAACGTCATCACCGTCGCGGGTGCCCTCTCCGACGGCTCGCAGCTCTCGGTGTCGGGCACGCTCACCGGCACGAAGCAGATCGAGAAGCTCGTGGCCATCAACGGACACGCCCTCGAGCTGCCGATCGAGAAGCACCACATCGTGATGCAGTACACCGACCGTCCCGGAATCGTCGCCGTCTACGGCCAGCGGTTCGGCGAGTCCGGCATCAACATCGCCGGGATGCAGATCGCCCGCCGTGCCGCCGGGGGACAGGCCCTCTCGGTGCTCACGGTCGACTCGCCGGTGGCCGAAGAACTGCTCGCCGAGGTGGGTTCCGCCATCCAGGCCGACCTGTTCCGCCAGATCGAGATCACCGAGTCCTGA
- a CDS encoding bacitracin resistance protein, which produces MSATTPARRVALPVWLIVTIAGFAALFFAFALWTALGFLFQQAGGDAGLTGYGWFVLLLPVLFPILVFAGCFALGWRRKAGPFALLLLLGLCLVAVFWLDIFAYASVTPALYNA; this is translated from the coding sequence ATGAGCGCCACGACCCCCGCGCGTCGCGTCGCGCTGCCGGTCTGGCTGATCGTCACGATCGCGGGCTTCGCCGCCCTCTTCTTCGCGTTCGCGCTCTGGACGGCGCTCGGATTCCTGTTCCAGCAGGCCGGGGGAGACGCCGGCCTCACCGGGTACGGCTGGTTCGTGCTGCTGCTGCCCGTGCTGTTCCCGATCCTCGTGTTCGCCGGCTGCTTCGCCCTGGGCTGGCGACGCAAGGCGGGGCCGTTCGCACTCCTGCTTCTGCTCGGCCTGTGCCTGGTCGCCGTCTTCTGGCTCGACATCTTCGCCTACGCGTCGGTCACCCCCGCGCTCTACAACGCCTGA
- a CDS encoding DNA polymerase III subunit gamma/tau produces the protein MVSRDDDALSWDGDDDPTLAPQVAPRRAASAPEVESETTGAKRLEAETKAAPASVSDDDDAEPAPMSNVALVTLGVFGGIYLLLAVGWFIGGSRLQFVAQLFINPAAHTAAWILAIAAPAVWFATTMVLTRSRPMWLRIVALVVGAVVLLPWPFLMTGVGA, from the coding sequence ATGGTTTCGCGCGACGACGACGCTCTCAGCTGGGACGGTGACGACGACCCGACGCTCGCCCCGCAGGTGGCGCCCCGTCGGGCCGCATCCGCCCCGGAGGTGGAGTCGGAAACGACCGGCGCAAAGCGTCTCGAGGCCGAGACGAAGGCGGCTCCCGCATCCGTCTCCGACGACGACGACGCCGAGCCCGCGCCGATGAGCAACGTCGCGCTCGTCACGCTCGGCGTGTTCGGCGGGATCTATCTGCTGCTCGCCGTCGGATGGTTCATCGGCGGGTCGCGCCTGCAGTTCGTCGCGCAGCTGTTCATCAATCCCGCCGCTCACACTGCGGCGTGGATCCTGGCGATCGCGGCGCCCGCCGTCTGGTTCGCGACCACGATGGTGCTGACGCGCTCCCGACCCATGTGGCTGCGGATCGTGGCCCTGGTCGTCGGCGCGGTGGTGCTGCTGCCCTGGCCGTTCCTCATGACGGGAGTGGGAGCATGA
- a CDS encoding TetR/AcrR family transcriptional regulator, whose amino-acid sequence MSRPPRARELVLDAFERLLVTEGERAATMDATARAAGVSKGGLLYHFGSKDALETGLLERLHVLVEEDLDRMSASAEGPVAYFVRTSAMSDDELDRALVAVSRLAQGGHAAAGAALRTIRDRWADALRAHVASEAALDLVMLVSDGLYFNNALEGDGVAGPTPTGAAMDALVEIVTRAARG is encoded by the coding sequence ATGAGTCGACCCCCGCGCGCCCGTGAGCTGGTGCTCGACGCCTTCGAGAGACTCCTCGTGACCGAGGGCGAACGCGCGGCGACGATGGATGCGACGGCCCGGGCCGCCGGGGTCTCCAAGGGCGGCCTGCTCTACCACTTCGGGTCGAAGGACGCCTTGGAGACCGGTCTGCTCGAACGTCTCCACGTGCTCGTCGAAGAAGACCTGGATCGCATGTCGGCGTCAGCGGAAGGTCCCGTCGCCTACTTCGTGCGCACGTCCGCGATGAGCGATGACGAGCTGGATCGGGCGCTCGTCGCGGTCTCGCGGCTCGCCCAGGGCGGGCACGCCGCCGCGGGTGCGGCATTGCGCACCATCCGCGACCGCTGGGCCGATGCGCTGCGGGCGCACGTGGCGAGCGAGGCGGCCCTGGATCTCGTGATGCTCGTGAGCGACGGTCTGTACTTCAACAACGCCCTCGAAGGCGACGGTGTCGCGGGGCCCACCCCCACGGGTGCCGCGATGGACGCCCTGGTCGAGATCGTCACCCGCGCCGCGCGCGGCTGA
- a CDS encoding fumarylacetoacetate hydrolase family protein, with protein sequence MKIARFSHQDAIAYGIVDDDELVQLAGDPMFAGFEPTGTRIPIADVALLAPVIPRSKVVAIGRNYRAHAEELGNDVPAEPLMFLKPNTAVIGPGDVIVRPTQSERVDFEGELVVVIGRIAKNVPVEKALDVVFGYTVGNDVTARDLQRSDGQWSRAKGFDTFCPLGPVIETEFDPASAARVVTRVNGDERQSAPLTDLMFPIAELVAYASSVFTLLPGDVIMTGTPAGVGPLVAGDEVEVEVEGIGVLRNTVRDA encoded by the coding sequence GTGAAGATCGCTCGTTTCAGCCACCAGGACGCCATCGCTTACGGAATCGTCGACGACGACGAGCTCGTGCAGCTCGCCGGGGACCCGATGTTCGCCGGATTCGAGCCCACGGGCACGCGCATCCCGATCGCGGATGTGGCGCTGCTGGCTCCGGTGATCCCGCGGTCCAAGGTCGTGGCGATCGGACGCAACTACCGCGCCCACGCGGAGGAGCTCGGCAACGACGTCCCCGCCGAGCCGCTCATGTTCCTCAAGCCCAACACCGCGGTGATCGGTCCCGGCGACGTCATCGTGCGCCCCACGCAGTCCGAGCGGGTCGACTTCGAGGGTGAGCTGGTCGTGGTGATCGGTCGCATCGCGAAGAACGTGCCGGTGGAGAAGGCCCTCGACGTCGTGTTCGGATACACGGTCGGCAACGACGTGACCGCCCGCGACCTCCAGCGCAGCGACGGCCAGTGGTCGCGCGCCAAGGGCTTCGACACCTTCTGCCCGCTCGGACCCGTCATCGAGACGGAGTTCGATCCCGCATCCGCCGCGCGCGTCGTGACTCGCGTCAACGGCGACGAGCGCCAGTCGGCCCCGCTCACCGATCTGATGTTCCCGATCGCCGAGCTGGTCGCGTACGCGTCGTCGGTGTTCACGCTGCTTCCGGGCGACGTCATCATGACCGGAACCCCCGCCGGCGTCGGCCCGCTCGTGGCCGGTGACGAGGTCGAGGTCGAGGTCGAGGGGATCGGCGTTCTGCGCAACACCGTGCGCGATGCCTGA
- a CDS encoding MFS transporter — protein MNTLTQDIAIAEAEGRRVGWRGWAALVVLMLPVLLVAVDNTVLSFALPEIALQLQPTSTQQLWIIDVYPLVLAGSLVTMGTLGDRFGRRRMLLIGATGFAAVSALGAFAPNAELLIAARAVMGVFGAMLMPSTLSLLRSIFTDRNQRRLAIAVWAAMFSAGAALGPVVGGFLLEHFAWGSVFLMAVPVLVPLLVLAPILVPESRDPNPGRVDPVSIVLSMATMVPIVYAIKEAAAHGPSPLVAALLVAGVGFGVLFVRRQRRSETPMLDVRLFARGAFSGALLVNLLSVLALVGFIYFVSQHLQLIVGLSPMTAGLALVPGLALMIVAGLAVVPVAKRVSPRVVIPVALVFSFAGYVMVALSTDPGSVALLVVAFMVLGIGIGAAETVSNELVLASAPPAKAGAASAVSETAYEVGAVLGTSLLGGLLTALYRANLVVPQGVPADVADAARETLAGAVSAANGLAPETGAALRDAAAHAFDAGVGVTSLIGAGLVVVAAVIAATTLGSSRNSPRR, from the coding sequence ATGAACACACTCACTCAAGACATCGCCATCGCCGAGGCCGAGGGCCGCCGTGTCGGATGGCGCGGTTGGGCGGCGCTCGTCGTCCTCATGCTCCCCGTGCTGCTGGTCGCGGTCGACAACACCGTGCTGAGCTTCGCGCTCCCGGAGATCGCCCTGCAGCTGCAGCCCACCAGTACGCAGCAGCTCTGGATCATCGACGTGTACCCGCTCGTGCTGGCGGGATCCCTCGTGACCATGGGCACGCTCGGCGACCGCTTCGGACGCCGTCGGATGCTGCTGATCGGCGCCACGGGTTTCGCCGCCGTCTCCGCCCTCGGCGCTTTCGCCCCCAACGCCGAGCTGCTGATCGCCGCCCGTGCCGTCATGGGGGTCTTCGGTGCGATGCTGATGCCCTCGACGCTGTCGCTGCTGCGGAGCATCTTCACCGACCGCAATCAGCGCCGGCTGGCGATCGCCGTCTGGGCGGCGATGTTCTCGGCGGGTGCGGCGCTCGGTCCCGTCGTGGGCGGGTTCCTCCTCGAGCACTTCGCCTGGGGCTCCGTGTTCCTGATGGCCGTGCCCGTGCTCGTCCCGCTGCTGGTACTCGCGCCGATCCTGGTGCCGGAGAGTCGTGATCCGAACCCCGGTCGCGTGGATCCGGTGAGCATCGTGCTCTCCATGGCGACCATGGTGCCGATCGTCTACGCGATCAAGGAAGCCGCGGCACACGGCCCCAGCCCGCTCGTCGCCGCGCTGCTCGTGGCCGGCGTCGGGTTCGGTGTGCTGTTCGTGCGCCGCCAGCGTCGCTCCGAGACGCCGATGCTGGATGTGCGGCTGTTCGCGCGCGGCGCGTTCAGCGGAGCGCTGCTCGTCAACCTGCTGAGCGTGCTGGCGCTGGTCGGCTTCATCTACTTCGTCTCGCAGCACCTGCAGCTCATCGTCGGTCTCTCGCCGATGACCGCGGGTCTGGCGCTGGTGCCCGGTCTGGCACTCATGATCGTGGCGGGACTCGCGGTCGTGCCCGTCGCCAAGCGCGTCTCGCCGCGCGTGGTCATCCCGGTGGCTCTGGTGTTCTCGTTCGCGGGATACGTCATGGTCGCGCTGTCCACGGACCCCGGCTCGGTGGCGCTGCTCGTGGTCGCCTTCATGGTGCTGGGCATCGGGATCGGCGCGGCCGAGACCGTCTCGAACGAGCTCGTGCTCGCCAGCGCCCCGCCCGCGAAGGCGGGAGCCGCCAGCGCGGTCTCCGAGACGGCGTACGAGGTCGGCGCGGTGCTGGGCACCTCGCTTCTCGGCGGGCTGCTCACCGCGCTCTACCGCGCGAACCTCGTCGTGCCGCAGGGTGTTCCTGCGGACGTCGCGGATGCGGCGCGCGAAACGCTGGCGGGAGCGGTGAGCGCCGCGAACGGACTCGCCCCCGAGACCGGAGCCGCGCTCCGGGATGCGGCCGCGCACGCCTTCGACGCCGGTGTCGGTGTCACCTCGCTCATCGGCGCGGGTCTCGTCGTCGTGGCAGCGGTCATCGCCGCCACTACGCTGGGATCATCCCGCAACTCGCCGCGGCGGTGA
- a CDS encoding 3-isopropylmalate dehydrogenase → MSRVVKLAVIPGDGIGPEVVAEADKVLEAVAAGTDVTFERTWFSLGAARYLETGDTLTDDDLAAIASHDAILLGAVGGVPGDPRLKNANIERGLLLKLRFALDHYVNLRPSKLYPGASGPLADPGEIDFVVVREGTEGPYVGNGGAIRVGTPHEVANETSVNTAFGVERVVRFAFAEAERRRKKLTLVHKTNVLVHAGGIWKRIVDEVATEHPDVAVDYLHVDAATIFLVTNPSRFDVIVTDNLFGDILTDLAGAVTGGIGLAASGNINPDGDFPSMFEPVHGSAPDIAGQQKADPTAAILSVALLLNHLGLRDDADRLTRAVEADIAERSDSVRTTAQIGDAIIARLQA, encoded by the coding sequence ATGTCGCGCGTCGTGAAGCTCGCCGTCATCCCCGGTGACGGAATCGGTCCCGAAGTCGTCGCCGAGGCCGACAAGGTGCTCGAAGCGGTGGCGGCCGGCACCGACGTGACGTTCGAGCGCACCTGGTTCTCGCTCGGCGCCGCCCGCTATCTCGAGACCGGCGACACCCTCACCGACGACGACCTGGCAGCGATCGCCTCGCACGACGCGATCCTGCTCGGCGCTGTCGGGGGAGTGCCGGGCGACCCCCGCCTGAAGAACGCGAACATCGAGCGGGGGCTGCTGCTCAAGCTGCGCTTCGCGCTGGATCACTACGTGAACCTGCGCCCGTCCAAGCTGTACCCCGGTGCGAGCGGTCCGCTCGCCGACCCGGGCGAGATCGACTTCGTCGTGGTGCGCGAGGGGACCGAGGGACCCTACGTCGGCAACGGGGGTGCGATCCGCGTCGGCACCCCGCACGAGGTGGCCAATGAGACCTCGGTGAACACGGCTTTCGGTGTCGAGCGCGTCGTGCGCTTCGCGTTCGCCGAAGCCGAACGTCGCCGCAAGAAGCTCACCCTCGTGCACAAGACCAACGTGCTCGTGCACGCCGGCGGTATCTGGAAGCGGATCGTCGACGAGGTGGCGACGGAGCACCCCGACGTCGCCGTAGACTATCTGCACGTCGACGCGGCCACGATCTTCCTGGTCACGAACCCCAGTCGCTTCGATGTGATCGTCACCGACAACCTCTTCGGTGACATCCTGACCGACCTGGCAGGTGCCGTCACCGGTGGCATCGGCCTCGCCGCATCCGGGAACATCAATCCCGACGGCGACTTCCCGTCGATGTTCGAGCCCGTCCACGGTTCGGCTCCCGACATCGCGGGCCAGCAGAAGGCCGACCCCACGGCCGCGATCCTCTCGGTCGCTCTCCTGCTGAACCATCTCGGACTGCGCGATGACGCCGACCGCCTCACCCGCGCGGTCGAGGCCGACATCGCCGAGCGCTCCGATTCGGTCCGCACCACAGCACAGATCGGCGACGCGATCATCGCGCGGCTCCAGGCGTAA
- a CDS encoding branched-chain amino acid aminotransferase, translated as MTLLDTDPDQGLAPLEFAVTRNLAARGAAEREQILENPGFGTAFTDHMVDICWSMRGGWHRPRVQPYGPISLDPAAAVLHYGQEIFEGIKAYRHADGSIHTFRPDQNGRRLQRSARRLALPELPVSYFVQSLRELIKVDAAWVPSGADQSLYLRPFMFAKEAFLGVRPAQKVAYYLIASPAGAYFKGGVQPVSIWLSEDYSRAGKGGTGAAKTGGNYAASLLPQSEAYENECDQVVFLDQDGNVEELGGMNIVFVKKDGTLVTPQSDSILEGITRDSILQLAIDRGHKVEGRAVSLAEWRDGVASGDIVEVFACGTAAVVTPIGQLKGKNFFDEQPTGSLALSLREELTDIQYGRREDTHNWLVRLDA; from the coding sequence ATGACACTCCTCGACACCGATCCCGACCAGGGCCTCGCACCGCTCGAGTTCGCCGTCACCCGCAACCTCGCCGCCCGCGGCGCTGCGGAGCGCGAGCAGATCCTCGAGAACCCCGGCTTCGGCACCGCCTTCACCGACCACATGGTCGACATCTGCTGGTCGATGCGCGGCGGCTGGCACCGTCCCCGCGTGCAGCCCTACGGCCCCATCTCGCTGGATCCGGCCGCCGCCGTCCTGCACTACGGGCAGGAGATCTTCGAGGGCATCAAGGCCTACCGTCACGCCGACGGGTCGATCCACACGTTCCGCCCCGACCAGAACGGCCGGCGGCTGCAGCGCTCGGCGCGGCGGCTCGCGCTGCCGGAGCTGCCGGTGTCGTACTTCGTGCAGTCGCTGCGCGAGCTGATCAAGGTGGATGCGGCCTGGGTGCCCTCGGGGGCAGACCAGAGCCTGTACCTGCGCCCGTTCATGTTCGCCAAAGAGGCGTTCCTGGGCGTGCGCCCGGCGCAGAAGGTCGCGTACTACCTCATCGCGAGCCCCGCGGGCGCTTACTTCAAGGGCGGCGTGCAGCCGGTCTCGATCTGGCTGAGCGAGGACTACTCGCGCGCCGGCAAGGGCGGAACGGGCGCGGCGAAGACCGGCGGCAACTACGCCGCGAGCCTGCTGCCGCAGTCCGAGGCGTACGAGAACGAGTGCGACCAGGTCGTCTTCCTCGACCAGGACGGCAACGTCGAAGAGCTCGGCGGCATGAACATCGTGTTCGTCAAGAAGGACGGCACCCTCGTGACCCCGCAGTCCGACTCGATCCTCGAGGGCATCACCCGCGACTCGATCCTGCAGCTCGCGATCGACCGCGGCCACAAGGTCGAGGGGCGCGCCGTGTCGCTGGCCGAGTGGCGCGACGGCGTCGCCTCGGGCGACATCGTCGAGGTGTTCGCCTGTGGCACGGCTGCGGTGGTCACACCGATCGGTCAGCTCAAGGGCAAGAACTTCTTCGACGAGCAGCCGACCGGCTCTCTCGCTCTGTCGCTGCGCGAGGAGCTCACCGACATCCAGTACGGACGTCGCGAAGACACGCACAACTGGCTCGTGCGCCTCGACGCCTGA